The Sphaerospermopsis torques-reginae ITEP-024 genome has a window encoding:
- a CDS encoding NADP-dependent isocitrate dehydrogenase — protein sequence MYDKITPPTTGEKITFKNGEPVVPDNPIIPFIRGDGTGIDIWPATEKVLDAAVAKAYNGKRKISWFKVYAGDEACDLYGTYQYLPQDTLTAIKEYGVAIKGPLTTPVGGGIRSLNVALRQIFDLYACVRPCRYYAGTPSPHKNPEKLDVIVYRENTEDIYLGIEWKQGSEIGDRLISILNNELIPATPEHGKKQIPLDAGIGIKPISKSGSQRLVRRAIKHALQLPKAKQQVTLVHKGNIMKYTEGAFRDWGYELATSEFRNECVTERESWILGNKEKNPNLSLEENARMIDPGFDALTPEKKAQIVKEVETVLNSIWATHGDGKWKNKVMVNDRIADSIFQQIQTRPDEYSILATMNLNGDYLSDAAAAIVGGLGMGPGANIGDSCAVFEATHGTAPKHAGLDKINPGSVILSGVMMLEYMGWQEAADLVKKGLGAAIANGEVTYDLARLIEPPVEPLKCSEFAEAIIKHFG from the coding sequence ATGTACGACAAGATTACCCCCCCGACAACTGGCGAAAAAATTACCTTCAAAAATGGTGAACCTGTTGTTCCTGATAATCCTATTATTCCCTTTATTCGTGGTGATGGCACAGGTATTGATATTTGGCCAGCTACAGAAAAGGTGCTGGATGCTGCGGTAGCAAAAGCATACAACGGCAAAAGAAAAATTAGCTGGTTTAAGGTTTATGCTGGTGATGAAGCTTGTGATTTATACGGCACTTATCAGTATTTACCCCAGGATACTCTTACCGCTATTAAAGAATATGGCGTTGCGATTAAAGGACCTTTGACTACTCCGGTAGGTGGTGGGATTCGGTCTTTAAATGTGGCTTTACGTCAAATTTTTGACCTTTATGCCTGTGTGCGTCCCTGTCGTTACTATGCGGGAACTCCTTCACCTCATAAGAACCCGGAAAAATTGGATGTGATTGTGTACCGGGAAAATACGGAAGATATTTATTTGGGGATTGAATGGAAACAAGGTAGTGAAATTGGCGATCGCCTCATTTCTATCCTCAACAATGAACTTATTCCCGCAACACCAGAACATGGTAAAAAGCAAATTCCTCTCGATGCAGGTATAGGAATTAAACCCATCAGCAAAAGCGGTTCACAACGTTTAGTTAGACGTGCCATCAAGCACGCTTTACAACTGCCCAAAGCCAAGCAACAAGTAACATTGGTGCATAAAGGCAACATCATGAAATACACCGAAGGCGCTTTTAGAGATTGGGGTTATGAATTAGCAACCAGCGAATTTCGTAATGAATGCGTTACCGAAAGGGAATCTTGGATATTAGGAAATAAGGAGAAAAACCCCAACCTTTCCTTAGAAGAAAACGCCAGAATGATCGATCCTGGTTTTGATGCTTTAACCCCAGAGAAAAAAGCCCAAATTGTTAAAGAAGTGGAAACAGTTCTTAACTCAATTTGGGCAACTCATGGTGATGGAAAATGGAAAAATAAAGTGATGGTAAATGATCGCATCGCTGATAGTATTTTCCAACAAATTCAAACCCGTCCAGATGAGTATTCTATTCTGGCGACAATGAACCTCAATGGTGATTATTTATCTGATGCTGCTGCCGCCATTGTCGGTGGTTTAGGCATGGGTCCAGGGGCAAATATTGGTGACTCCTGCGCCGTTTTTGAAGCTACTCATGGAACAGCACCCAAACACGCCGGTTTAGATAAAATTAACCCCGGTTCTGTGATTCTTTCCGGTGTAATGATGCTAGAATATATGGGATGGCAAGAAGCCGCAGATTTGGTTAAAAAAGGATTAGGTGCAGCCATAGCTAATGGTGAAGTTACCTATGACTTAGCGCGGTTAATAGAACCACCTGTAGAACCTTTGAAATGTTCAGAATTTGCTGAGGCAATTATCAAACATTTCGGTTAA
- a CDS encoding GUN4 domain-containing protein has protein sequence MTDPMIVSGTANDIDSLRQKLIAGSEKVQQQIIPQLANLGNEGLEVLQEFLLKRRDTPATWIDGKAYQVIYNSDAPTAKEFLETHFPEGIVPLKSDRGISYNSLQELLIKQEFQAADLLTIQKMCEMAGPQAVQRKWLYFTEVENFPIKDLQTINHLWVVHSEGKFGFSVQREIWLGVGRNWETLWPKIGWKDGNKWTRYPNEFTWDLSAPRGHLPLSNQLRGVRVMASLLSHPAWG, from the coding sequence ATGACAGACCCAATGATTGTATCAGGCACTGCTAATGACATCGACTCCCTGCGCCAAAAGTTAATCGCTGGGTCCGAAAAAGTCCAACAACAAATCATCCCACAATTAGCTAACTTGGGTAATGAGGGTTTAGAGGTGTTGCAGGAATTTTTGTTGAAACGTCGTGACACTCCAGCAACTTGGATTGATGGTAAAGCTTACCAAGTCATCTATAATTCTGATGCACCTACGGCTAAGGAATTTCTAGAAACTCACTTTCCTGAAGGAATTGTACCTCTAAAATCAGATCGTGGGATCAGTTACAATTCTTTGCAAGAATTACTCATCAAGCAGGAGTTTCAAGCTGCTGACCTGCTGACAATTCAAAAAATGTGCGAAATGGCAGGACCCCAAGCAGTACAAAGAAAATGGTTGTATTTTACTGAAGTGGAAAATTTTCCCATTAAAGATTTACAAACAATTAATCATCTTTGGGTTGTCCACTCCGAAGGCAAGTTTGGTTTTTCTGTACAGCGAGAAATTTGGTTGGGGGTGGGTAGAAACTGGGAAACTTTATGGCCAAAAATCGGCTGGAAGGACGGTAATAAATGGACTCGCTACCCCAACGAGTTTACCTGGGATTTAAGCGCCCCTAGAGGTCATCTACCCCTTTCTAACCAACTGCGCGGGGTGCGGGTAATGGCTTCTCTTTTATCTCATCCTGCGTGGGGTTAG
- a CDS encoding ABC transporter ATP-binding protein: MAKVVLDKIKRKFNNVTAIEDITFEIPDGEFWVLVGPSGCGKSTILRTIAGLETATSGNLFIGDRLVNDIPARARDVAMVFQNYALYPHKTVAQNIAFGLEMRKVDKNTIQERVLTVARSLSLEHLLDRKPKQLSGGQQQRVALGRAIARQPQLFLLDEPLSNLDAQLRDDTRAELKQLHQELGITTIYVTHDQVEAMTLADKIVVLNRGRIQQIGDPQSIYALPANEMVATFLGNPPMNILAAIYKGDHFDVSGQLLAIPENIKAAFNLHPEQICNLGIRPEHISISKSEIQPENSTLAVEVKVVEPLGREILIRVSLPGSSGFMNVQVGGGLRLHPGEKLHLHFDLNHLFIFDPGSGERIFPV, encoded by the coding sequence ATGGCTAAAGTTGTTTTAGATAAAATTAAACGTAAATTTAACAATGTCACCGCGATTGAGGATATCACCTTTGAAATTCCTGATGGTGAGTTTTGGGTTTTAGTTGGTCCTTCGGGGTGCGGTAAGTCTACAATTTTACGAACTATCGCAGGTTTGGAAACTGCTACTTCTGGAAATTTGTTTATAGGCGATCGCTTGGTTAATGATATCCCAGCCAGAGCGCGTGATGTAGCAATGGTATTTCAAAATTATGCCCTTTATCCCCATAAGACGGTAGCTCAAAATATCGCTTTTGGTTTGGAAATGCGAAAGGTGGATAAGAACACTATTCAAGAACGAGTATTAACGGTTGCGCGATCGCTGTCTTTGGAACATTTGTTAGACAGAAAACCTAAACAACTTTCTGGAGGACAACAACAACGGGTAGCATTAGGAAGAGCGATCGCCCGTCAACCACAACTATTTCTACTTGATGAACCTTTATCTAATTTAGATGCTCAATTACGAGATGATACTAGAGCAGAATTAAAACAACTACATCAAGAATTGGGGATTACTACAATTTATGTCACCCATGACCAAGTTGAAGCTATGACTTTGGCTGATAAAATTGTAGTTTTAAATCGGGGACGTATTCAACAAATTGGTGATCCTCAAAGTATTTATGCTTTACCTGCTAATGAAATGGTAGCAACTTTTTTGGGTAATCCTCCCATGAATATTTTAGCGGCTATTTATAAAGGTGATCATTTTGATGTTAGTGGTCAATTATTAGCTATTCCTGAAAACATCAAAGCAGCTTTTAATTTGCATCCTGAACAAATTTGTAATTTGGGTATTCGTCCTGAACATATTAGTATTAGTAAATCAGAAATTCAACCAGAAAATTCAACCCTTGCAGTAGAAGTTAAAGTTGTTGAACCTTTGGGAAGGGAAATTTTAATTCGTGTGAGTTTACCTGGTTCTTCTGGGTTTATGAATGTTCAGGTGGGTGGGGGTTTGCGTTTACATCCCGGTGAAAAGTTGCATTTGCATTTCGATTTAAATCATTTGTTTATTTTTGATCCAGGTAGTGGAGAAAGAATTTTTCCCGTTTAA
- a CDS encoding type II toxin-antitoxin system HicA family toxin: MELNTKHKKTLDAIFENPVRANIPWNDIEGMLVALGAEITEGSGSRVRIALNDVKAVFHRPHPQKETDKGAVKSMRRFLLEAGVSDEI, from the coding sequence ATGGAACTGAATACTAAACACAAAAAAACCCTTGACGCTATATTTGAAAATCCAGTGAGAGCAAACATTCCGTGGAATGATATTGAAGGAATGCTGGTAGCACTGGGAGCAGAAATAACAGAAGGTTCTGGTTCACGGGTGAGAATTGCTCTCAATGATGTAAAAGCTGTTTTTCACAGACCTCATCCTCAAAAAGAAACAGATAAAGGTGCTGTAAAATCTATGCGTCGCTTTTTATTAGAAGCAGGAGTTAGCGATGAAATATAA
- a CDS encoding type II toxin-antitoxin system HicB family antitoxin, translating into MKYKGYEAIVEFDEEADIFHGEVINIRDVITFQGSSVEELKQAFHDSVDDYLEFCKERGEEPEQPFSGKLMVRINPQLHQRIANRAKQEGKSLNSWIEKCLSEYTSKSGYIQS; encoded by the coding sequence ATGAAATATAAAGGTTATGAAGCAATAGTTGAATTTGACGAAGAAGCTGATATTTTTCATGGTGAAGTTATTAATATTAGAGATGTGATTACATTTCAAGGTAGCAGCGTGGAAGAGTTGAAACAAGCTTTTCACGATTCTGTGGATGATTATTTAGAATTTTGCAAAGAACGTGGTGAAGAACCTGAGCAACCATTTTCAGGTAAATTAATGGTGAGAATTAATCCCCAATTACACCAAAGAATTGCAAATCGAGCTAAACAAGAAGGTAAAAGTTTAAATTCTTGGATAGAAAAATGCTTGTCTGAGTATACAAGTAAATCTGGTTATATTCAAAGTTAA